Genomic DNA from Methanosphaera sp.:
TGCAAGACGCCTCCAATCTAGCTTAAATTCTGTTTTTGAAAGAGCATAAAGCATTAAAAACAGTATTAATGCTTCTGTACATACAGTTGAAATACTAGCACCAATATATGAATAGAAGTGTATTAGTATAATATTTAAAATTACACTAAATGTAGCACCAATTGCTGCCATCTTAGTTGCCATAAACTGCTTATTAATTGCACCAAGAAGAGTTGTTGAAATATTACTTAAAAACAGGAAAATACCTGCCCATATAAGAATACTGAGAGATACTGCACCATCAAGATAATTTGCACCATAGATAATGTAGATAATATCACGTGAAAATATTACACATCCAACAACAATAGGTGTTGCAATAATAAACATGTACTTCATAAGCTTATGATATAAATCAAGAAGCTTAGCCTTATTTTCTGTATATAATTCACTCATAATTGGGAATATTGAATTTGAAATAAGTGTAATTACAGCTGCAATTACAAGAAGTAACTTCTGTGATGAACTGAAAAGTCCAACAGCAACACTTCCCGACATAAATGTAAGAATTGTAAGTGCAATCCAGAAGTAAATCGATGTAAATACATATGTAATACCATAAGGAACACCCTTAACTATGAGATTTTTAATAAACTCTCTTTCAAAACAAAGAGTAAGCCTTGGATAATGCTTATATATAACATAGATAGTGTAAATAAATGATAAAATTATTGCAATAGGATATGCTGCAGATACAATAATTACATCTCCACCATTAAATATAATGAAAAGAATTATTAAAAGAACAGAAACACTATAAATTACATTTCCAATAGTTTGATAATGCATCTTCTCATTACTTTGAAATAGTGAATAATTACAAAGTGTAAGTGAATTAAATATCATATATATTCCGAAAATCAGCATTACATCAAGACCTTCCTTTGTAAAGTTATTACTTAATATGACAACTAGTGCATATGCAATAAATGTTACAACAGAAAATACCACTCTTAAAAAGAACACTGTTCCAAAATACTTACTCATCAATGTTTTATCACGTGAAACTTCACGTATTGCATAGGTTGCAAGACCCATATCTGTAAAAATATTAAAAATTCCAACAAGTGATGTTGCAGAGGATATTAAACCAAAATTAAAAGTTCCAAGATACCTTGCTGTAAACAACGTTAATATAAACGTCATTATATTGTTAATAATACTTGCAATAATAAG
This window encodes:
- a CDS encoding flippase, producing the protein MNIATRVIKNSSLLIIASIINNIMTFILTLFTARYLGTFNFGLISSATSLVGIFNIFTDMGLATYAIREVSRDKTLMSKYFGTVFFLRVVFSVVTFIAYALVVILSNNFTKEGLDVMLIFGIYMIFNSLTLCNYSLFQSNEKMHYQTIGNVIYSVSVLLIILFIIFNGGDVIIVSAAYPIAIILSFIYTIYVIYKHYPRLTLCFEREFIKNLIVKGVPYGITYVFTSIYFWIALTILTFMSGSVAVGLFSSSQKLLLVIAAVITLISNSIFPIMSELYTENKAKLLDLYHKLMKYMFIIATPIVVGCVIFSRDIIYIIYGANYLDGAVSLSILIWAGIFLFLSNISTTLLGAINKQFMATKMAAIGATFSVILNIILIHFYSYIGASISTVCTEALILFLMLYALSKTEFKLDWRRLAGPFIKVVVANIIMVVVIYALNLGFIITVPIAAVTYLLALFITGSIDKDDRLMIYGFIKDMKNSKS